From the genome of Pelobates fuscus isolate aPelFus1 chromosome 6, aPelFus1.pri, whole genome shotgun sequence, one region includes:
- the LOC134566147 gene encoding zinc finger BED domain-containing protein 4-like — translation MCNTCKTNVSMGSATAKTKNTSNLWTHLRIHHVELFNEAQKTKEKESCETPTLFQPKIKDLFQRHTKWQKSDERSQLLDRAITEMMVTDNQPFTMVSDSGFKRLMSIVEPRYTLKNEKFYRTEMLPKIHQKVIQKVKTMLQPENAGNSLSFTTDCWSGSTESLMSLTCHFIDNEWTKRQLVLNTKVMQGSHTGEYIKEMFLGMLDDWGISKDRVLLVLRDSGANMVKGMRLAEVSDLSCMAHTLQLVVNDGLSSQRAVIDIIAMLKKCASHFHHSFIAKHRLRCIQSDLGLPKNSLIQAVPTRWNSTLHMLQRMLEQKRALSIYAGEHGGYSCPNADQWEIVANLIQTLLPIEEVTLEVSHNDSSVSSVIPCVRVLKMLLQENEGHTTRGIKTLREVMKESLNKRFLKYEENINVVMACLLDPRFKHHAFSSDNVLAKAKEWLTEDMQKEDDDSTETYKFPKRKHMEKSLKHGQIDAMFSVLLGPHVEDTLTLPKVSLEDELHLYLKEPVINRKGNPLEWWKENETRFKTLASYARRYLCSPPSSVPSERVFSEVSAIYERNRNRLTGEHAEMLCFLHYNVLLLNWKY, via the exons ATGTGCAACACATGCAAAACCAATGTGAGCATGGGATCTGCAActgcaaaaacaaagaatacatCAAATCTTTGGACCCATCTAAGAATTCATCATGTTGAATTATTTAATGAAGcacagaaaacaaaagaaaaggaaTCATGTGAAACACCAACTCTATTCCAGCCAAAAATAAAAGACCTATTTCAGAGACACACCAAGTGGCAAAAGTCCGATGAAAGATCCCAACTTCTGGACAGAGCAATCACAGAGATGATGGTTACGGATAACCAGCCATTTACAATGGTGTCTGACTCTGGCTTTAAGCGCTTGATGTCCATAGTTGAGCCAAGGTACAcactgaaaaatgaaaaattttacAGGACCGAAATGCTGCCAAAGATTCATCAGAAGGTGATACAGAAAGTAAAAACAATGTTACAACCAGAGAATGCTGGCAATTCACTCTCATTCACTACTGACTGCTGGTCCGGATCAACAGAATCACTAATGAGTCTTACGTGTCACTTCATTGATAACGAATGGACAAAAAGGCAGTTGGTGTTGAACACAAAGGTGATGCAAGGATCCCACACTGGCGAGTACATTAAAGAAATGTTTCTAGGCATGCTTGATGACTGGGGTATAAGCAAAGATAGAGTGCTGCTTGTGCTTCGAGACAGCGGAGCAAACATGGTGAAAGGAATGAGGCTTGCTGAAGTGTCAGATCTCAGCTGCATGGCACACACCCTGCAACTTGTAGTAAATGATGGTCTGTCAAGCCAGAGAGCTGTGATCGACATAATTGCCATGCTAAAAAAGTGTGCAAGTCATTTCCACCATTCATTCATTGCCAAGCACCGACTGAGGTGCATTCAGTCAGACCTTGGCCTGCCCAAAAACAGCCTGATTCAAGCTGTTCCAACACGATGGAACTCCACACTCCACATGCTACAAAGAATGCTGGAACAGAAGCGAGCTCTTAGCATCTATGCTGGTGAGCATGGAGGCTATTCTTGCCCTAATGCTGATCAGTGGGAGATTGTAGCAAATCTTATTCAGACCCTCCTCCCAATAGAGGAAGTGACACTAGAGGTTAGCCATAATGACTCAAGTGTGTCATCCGTTATtccgtgtgtgagagtgctgaagaTGCTTCTTCAAGAGAATGAAGGGCACACTACACGTGGCATTAAAACACTCAGGGAGGTCATGAAGGAAAGCCTCAACAAACGTTTTTTGAAGTATGAAGAGAATATAAACGTAGTTATGGCATGTCTTTTAGATCCTCGATTCAAACATCATGCTTTCTCTTCTGATAATGTATTGGCCAAGGCAAAAGAATGGCTGACAGAAGATATGCAAAAGGAG GATGATGATTCAACAGAAACCTACAAATTCCCAAAAAGGAAACACATGGAAAAAAGTCTTAAACATGGCCAAATTGATGCCATGTTCAGCGTTTTATTGGGGCCTCATGTAGAGGATACTCTAACTTTACCAAAAGTCAGCCTTGAGGATGAGCTTCATCTTTATTTGAAAGAACCAGTGATCAATAGAAAAGGCAATCCACTTGAGTGGTGGAAAGAAAATGAGACACGCTTTAAAACCCTTGCTTCTTATGCCAGAAGATACCTTTGCTCTCCACCCTCCTCTGTACCTAGTGAGCGTGTTTTCAGTGAAGTGTCTGCAATCTACGAAAGAAACAGAAACCGTTTAACAGGAGAACATGCAGAAATGTTGTGCTTTCTGCACTACAATGTACTCCTTCTCAACTGGAAGTATTGA